One window of Thermocoleostomius sinensis A174 genomic DNA carries:
- a CDS encoding class I fructose-bisphosphate aldolase produces the protein MTATLAAPQSIEAWLGHEAEDLLTYQAKVSRDLLHLPGPDFVDRVFVQSDRNPQVLRNLQLLYSTGRLANTGYLSILPVDQGIEHSAAASFAPNPIYFDSENIVKLAIEGGCNAVATTLGVLGSVSRKYAHKIPFIVKINHNELLTYPNQFDQVLFASVEQAWNLGAAAIGATIYFGSPESTRQIQEISQAFAHAHELGMATILWCYLRNSAFKQDKDYHLAADLTGQANHLGVTIEADIIKQKLPELNNGYGAVADATGHSYGKTDKRVYSELTTDHPIDLTRYQVLNCYAGRAGLINSGGASGKNDFAEAVRTAVINKRAGGTGLISGRKAFQRPFEEGVKLFHTIQDVYLSPDVTIA, from the coding sequence ATGACCGCGACATTAGCTGCTCCGCAATCGATCGAAGCGTGGTTAGGACATGAAGCAGAGGATCTATTGACATATCAAGCCAAAGTTTCTAGAGATCTACTGCATTTACCGGGTCCAGATTTTGTCGATCGTGTCTTTGTGCAAAGCGATCGCAATCCTCAAGTTTTACGAAACCTGCAATTACTTTATTCTACAGGGCGGTTGGCTAATACAGGCTATTTGTCGATTCTGCCAGTCGATCAAGGGATTGAACACTCGGCTGCGGCATCGTTTGCACCAAATCCCATTTACTTTGACAGTGAAAATATTGTGAAGTTGGCGATTGAAGGTGGCTGTAATGCGGTAGCTACGACCTTGGGCGTATTAGGCAGTGTCTCTCGCAAATATGCACACAAGATTCCGTTCATTGTCAAAATTAATCACAATGAACTGCTAACTTATCCGAATCAGTTTGATCAAGTTTTGTTTGCATCGGTGGAACAAGCTTGGAACTTAGGCGCTGCGGCCATTGGTGCCACAATCTATTTTGGTTCACCGGAATCGACTCGGCAAATTCAGGAGATTAGTCAGGCTTTTGCTCATGCCCATGAGTTAGGAATGGCAACGATTCTTTGGTGCTATTTGCGTAATAGCGCTTTCAAACAAGACAAAGACTATCATTTAGCGGCTGATTTAACTGGGCAGGCTAACCATTTGGGCGTGACGATCGAGGCGGATATTATCAAACAAAAACTCCCGGAACTAAATAACGGGTATGGTGCAGTAGCTGATGCTACTGGACATAGCTATGGCAAAACAGATAAGCGAGTCTATAGTGAGCTAACGACCGATCATCCGATTGATCTCACACGCTATCAAGTGCTTAATTGCTATGCAGGTCGGGCTGGATTAATTAACTCTGGTGGCGCTTCCGGTAAGAATGACTTTGCCGAAGCCGTGCGTACTGCGGTAATTAACAAACGGGCTGGAGGCACCGGATTGATTTCGGGGCGAAAAGCGTTTCAGCGTCCGTTTGAGGAAGGGGTGAAGCTTTTCCACACGATTCAGGATGTGTATTTGTCTCCTGATGTGACGATCGCATAG
- a CDS encoding HU family DNA-binding protein — MNKGELVDAVAGKVQATKKEVDAVLSATIEAIMDAVANGDKVTLVGFGTFEPRKRAAREGRNPQTGKAIQIPETVVPAFSAGKLFKEKVSS, encoded by the coding sequence ATGAACAAAGGTGAATTAGTAGACGCTGTGGCCGGAAAAGTTCAAGCCACGAAGAAGGAAGTCGATGCCGTATTGTCGGCAACGATCGAAGCCATCATGGATGCGGTTGCCAACGGCGATAAGGTGACACTGGTGGGGTTCGGTACATTTGAACCTCGCAAACGGGCTGCCAGGGAAGGGCGCAATCCTCAAACTGGGAAAGCGATTCAAATTCCCGAAACGGTCGTTCCCGCTTTTTCAGCGGGCAAGCTTTTCAAGGAGAAGGTGTCCAGCTAG
- the ndhO gene encoding NAD(P)H-quinone oxidoreductase subunit O → MAVKRGDLVRVVREKLENSLEAQASDTRFPPYIFETKGEVVDMKGDYAMVKFGYVPTPNFWLRADQLEKVS, encoded by the coding sequence ATGGCAGTAAAGAGAGGCGATCTAGTCCGAGTTGTGCGGGAGAAGCTGGAAAATAGCCTGGAGGCACAAGCCAGCGATACACGGTTTCCGCCCTACATTTTTGAGACTAAGGGCGAAGTGGTAGACATGAAAGGGGATTATGCCATGGTGAAGTTTGGCTATGTGCCCACTCCCAATTTTTGGTTGCGAGCCGATCAACTAGAGAAGGTCAGTTAG
- a CDS encoding cytochrome c oxidase subunit II → MNIRLILNLLLATIVLAAISVWMGQQSYAWLPPQAAAESKMVDDLFSFLVALGSFIFFGVTGAIIYSILFHRASKYDYSDGPPIEGNVTLEIVWTAIPILLVFWIAGISYQTYERMATHGPMEIVHLHVPGMEEAYAVAIEDTIDPDESIEVRARQWAWEFRYPDGVTSTELHLPVNQRVHLNLISEDVIHGFYVPAFRLKQDIIPDRTIDFEFTPVREGRYRLRDSQYSGTYFATMQTDVVVESEDAYESWLADASGHPPAESFNQAADEYYQASQKSVIPGWKTIAPAPAPIVNYPTSIKDSQS, encoded by the coding sequence ATGAACATTCGTCTTATTTTGAACTTACTTCTGGCCACCATCGTCCTAGCAGCGATCAGTGTATGGATGGGACAACAATCCTACGCTTGGTTGCCGCCGCAGGCCGCGGCTGAATCTAAAATGGTGGATGATTTATTTAGCTTTCTAGTGGCGCTTGGCTCTTTTATTTTCTTTGGTGTCACTGGGGCCATTATCTACTCAATTCTGTTTCACCGCGCTAGCAAATATGACTATAGTGATGGCCCGCCGATCGAAGGCAACGTGACACTAGAAATTGTGTGGACAGCCATCCCGATCCTACTCGTCTTTTGGATTGCAGGCATCAGCTACCAAACCTACGAACGCATGGCCACCCACGGGCCTATGGAAATTGTGCATTTGCATGTTCCTGGTATGGAAGAAGCCTATGCCGTGGCTATTGAAGACACAATTGATCCGGATGAGTCGATCGAAGTGCGAGCTAGACAGTGGGCCTGGGAGTTTCGCTATCCCGATGGTGTCACTAGCACCGAACTACATTTGCCAGTCAATCAACGAGTTCACCTCAACTTAATCTCAGAAGATGTGATTCACGGCTTTTATGTGCCGGCCTTTCGCCTAAAGCAAGACATCATTCCCGATCGCACGATCGATTTTGAGTTTACCCCGGTGCGAGAAGGGCGCTATCGTCTGCGCGACTCGCAGTACAGCGGCACCTACTTTGCCACCATGCAAACGGATGTGGTGGTCGAGTCGGAGGACGCCTACGAGTCCTGGCTGGCTGATGCCTCTGGGCACCCCCCCGCTGAGTCGTTCAATCAGGCGGCCGATGAGTACTACCAAGCCTCACAGAAATCTGTTATTCCTGGCTGGAAGACGATCGCCCCAGCCCCGGCCCCCATTGTTAACTATCCGACCAGCATCAAGGACAGCCAATCATGA
- a CDS encoding DUF2231 domain-containing protein, with amino-acid sequence MFENLLPPLNEHNLPYPDTIHPIVVHFVIAMVIFAVLCDVVGYLTRNVRLYEVSWWNMFFATISIFIAVIFGQVEAGLSEPYDAAIPVLNLHTLLGWSLAGIISALTGWRYVIRSHDPKQLPFPYLLAGLLLLGLVFFQTYLGDKLVWVYGLHTVPVVDAIREGTL; translated from the coding sequence GTGTTTGAAAATTTGCTTCCGCCCCTAAACGAGCACAATTTACCGTATCCCGATACCATCCACCCGATCGTGGTTCATTTCGTGATTGCTATGGTCATCTTCGCTGTCCTTTGCGATGTGGTTGGCTATCTAACTCGCAACGTGCGACTGTACGAAGTGAGTTGGTGGAATATGTTTTTCGCTACAATCTCCATCTTTATTGCTGTGATTTTTGGCCAAGTTGAAGCCGGATTGTCCGAACCCTACGACGCGGCCATTCCGGTTTTAAACCTACATACGCTGTTAGGTTGGTCCTTAGCTGGAATTATTTCTGCGCTTACCGGATGGCGCTACGTCATTCGCTCCCATGATCCAAAGCAACTACCCTTCCCCTATCTACTAGCCGGGCTATTGTTGCTGGGACTCGTATTTTTTCAAACCTATCTGGGCGATAAGTTGGTCTGGGTCTATGGGTTGCATACGGTGCCTGTTGTGGATGCCATTCGGGAGGGAACGCTGTAA
- a CDS encoding ketosteroid isomerase family protein: MHQESSSIDDVESQSSNDASNYPSDMAEGFIEFTTSDSSTSKAIVSRYFDLLNTGDFQATAALFAEEGVLDPPFDSPVVGQKAIVQYLETEAKGLQLFPNRYRREAQEDGTEEYQVGGRVQTPLFSINIGWKFVLNSAAEILLVKVKLLASLEELLKLKS; this comes from the coding sequence ATGCATCAGGAAAGTAGTTCCATTGACGATGTAGAAAGTCAGTCGAGTAATGATGCTAGTAATTATCCTAGCGATATGGCTGAAGGCTTCATTGAGTTTACCACTTCAGATTCCTCTACTAGTAAAGCGATCGTTTCTCGCTATTTTGATTTGCTCAACACTGGAGATTTTCAGGCAACGGCGGCTCTTTTTGCCGAAGAGGGTGTCCTCGATCCACCCTTTGATTCTCCAGTGGTTGGACAGAAGGCAATCGTCCAGTATTTAGAAACCGAAGCCAAAGGGTTACAGCTTTTTCCTAATCGCTATCGTCGTGAAGCCCAGGAAGACGGCACGGAAGAATATCAGGTTGGAGGCAGGGTGCAAACGCCACTGTTTAGCATCAATATCGGTTGGAAGTTTGTCTTAAACTCAGCAGCAGAAATTCTGTTGGTGAAAGTAAAACTACTGGCGTCGTTAGAGGAACTGCTGAAATTAAAATCCTAA
- a CDS encoding DUF2231 domain-containing protein produces MTAELIDQVGSQLGANGLPYSIPIHPNLVHLTLGLFIVAIAFDIVGVLYPLEKPVFKFLAIEAVRSNFFDVGWYNMLAAAIVTFPTVATGFYEILLATPVSDVTSAWGLNALDTMLWHGVGGVVLLALIVGMTVWRGFQRYYWRKDMARQVQWSYLAMGLVIFAIMYAHGTLGAHMAGEFGIHNTADQLLEMGKDPNAVLRQGS; encoded by the coding sequence ATGACTGCTGAACTGATTGATCAAGTCGGTTCCCAGCTAGGTGCAAACGGCTTGCCCTATTCCATTCCCATTCACCCAAACTTGGTGCATCTAACTCTAGGGTTATTTATTGTCGCCATTGCCTTTGACATTGTTGGGGTACTCTACCCACTAGAAAAGCCTGTGTTCAAGTTTTTGGCGATCGAAGCTGTCCGCTCTAATTTCTTTGATGTGGGGTGGTATAACATGCTGGCAGCCGCGATCGTCACTTTTCCTACTGTCGCCACTGGCTTTTATGAAATTCTCTTGGCGACTCCGGTGTCCGATGTCACCAGTGCTTGGGGATTAAATGCGCTTGACACCATGTTGTGGCATGGTGTAGGTGGAGTGGTCCTGCTAGCCCTTATTGTTGGCATGACAGTCTGGCGCGGTTTTCAACGCTACTACTGGCGTAAAGATATGGCACGGCAGGTGCAGTGGAGTTATCTGGCGATGGGGCTTGTGATCTTTGCCATCATGTATGCCCATGGGACATTAGGCGCTCATATGGCCGGTGAGTTTGGCATTCACAATACTGCCGATCAATTACTGGAAATGGGCAAAGATCCAAACGCCGTTCTTAGACAAGGATCATAA
- the ctaD gene encoding cytochrome c oxidase subunit I encodes MTNVPVETLNETQQPVPGAPNNWRRFFSFSTDHKVIGIQYIVTSFFFFLVGGLFAMIMRGELITPEADLIDRTVYNALFTMHGTVMLFLWTFPVLVGLANYLVPLMIGARDMAFPRLNAAAFWMVPVVGILLMSSFLVPGGPSQSGWWAYPPNSIQNPTGNLINGQVLWLLAVALSGVSSIMGAVNFVTTIARMRAPGMTLFRMPAFVWAVLSAQLIQLYGLPALTAGAVMLLFDITVGTSFFNPETGGNPVLYQHFFWFYSHPAVYVIILPVFGIFSEVFPTFARKPLFGYRVVAVSSILITFVSSLVWVHHMFASYTPGWMRILFMVTSMCVAVPTGVKVFAWVATIWGGKLRLDTPMLFALGGLVMFVFSGITGIMLASVPVDIHVNNTYFVVGHFHYVIYGATVLGVYAAIYYWFPKMTGKMYYEGLGKLHFWLTFIGANLNFFPMHPLGLQGMPRRVASYDPEFAFWNVLASLGAFLLGMSTLPFILNMVSSWIQGKPAPANPWRAIGLEWLVASPPPVENFEELPIVTAPPYGYGSNEPLTENLSPSNAAN; translated from the coding sequence ATGACCAATGTTCCTGTAGAAACTCTCAACGAAACCCAACAACCTGTCCCCGGTGCTCCCAATAATTGGCGCCGCTTCTTCAGCTTCAGCACTGACCATAAGGTGATTGGCATTCAATATATTGTCACCTCGTTTTTCTTTTTCTTGGTGGGTGGTTTGTTTGCCATGATCATGCGGGGTGAACTGATTACCCCCGAAGCCGATTTGATCGATCGCACTGTTTATAATGCACTGTTCACCATGCACGGCACCGTCATGCTGTTTTTGTGGACGTTTCCAGTTTTAGTGGGGCTAGCTAATTATCTAGTGCCGCTGATGATCGGGGCGCGAGACATGGCCTTTCCTCGCCTGAATGCCGCAGCTTTTTGGATGGTTCCGGTGGTAGGAATTTTGCTGATGTCGAGCTTTTTAGTGCCGGGCGGGCCGTCACAGTCAGGTTGGTGGGCGTATCCACCCAATAGCATTCAAAATCCCACTGGAAATTTGATCAATGGACAAGTGCTGTGGCTCTTGGCGGTGGCGCTGTCGGGTGTCTCGTCAATTATGGGGGCAGTGAACTTTGTGACGACGATCGCTCGGATGCGGGCACCTGGCATGACGCTGTTTCGGATGCCGGCTTTTGTTTGGGCGGTGCTCAGCGCACAGTTGATTCAACTCTACGGGTTGCCTGCTCTGACAGCCGGAGCCGTGATGCTGCTGTTTGATATTACAGTAGGAACCAGCTTCTTTAATCCAGAAACGGGTGGCAACCCGGTGCTATATCAGCATTTCTTCTGGTTCTATTCCCACCCGGCCGTATACGTGATTATCTTGCCCGTCTTCGGCATTTTCTCGGAAGTATTTCCCACCTTTGCTCGCAAGCCACTGTTTGGCTACCGCGTGGTGGCGGTTTCCTCAATTTTGATTACCTTCGTCAGCAGCTTAGTGTGGGTACACCACATGTTTGCCAGCTACACCCCTGGCTGGATGCGGATACTGTTCATGGTGACATCCATGTGTGTAGCAGTGCCCACAGGTGTTAAGGTATTTGCCTGGGTCGCCACCATTTGGGGCGGCAAGCTGCGCCTCGATACCCCCATGCTGTTTGCGTTGGGTGGATTGGTCATGTTTGTTTTCTCTGGCATCACGGGCATTATGCTAGCGTCGGTTCCAGTCGATATTCACGTCAACAATACCTACTTCGTGGTCGGTCATTTTCACTATGTGATCTACGGAGCAACAGTGCTGGGAGTATATGCCGCCATCTACTATTGGTTCCCGAAAATGACAGGAAAAATGTACTACGAAGGCTTGGGTAAACTGCACTTCTGGTTGACGTTCATTGGCGCGAATTTGAATTTCTTCCCGATGCATCCCCTAGGACTACAAGGAATGCCGCGCCGGGTGGCTTCCTATGATCCCGAATTTGCTTTCTGGAATGTACTGGCCAGTTTGGGTGCGTTTCTGTTGGGCATGTCTACGCTACCGTTTATTCTCAACATGGTCAGTTCTTGGATTCAAGGCAAACCCGCCCCAGCCAATCCCTGGCGAGCGATCGGTCTAGAGTGGCTTGTTGCTTCCCCCCCACCTGTGGAAAACTTTGAAGAACTGCCGATCGTCACGGCTCCCCCCTACGGTTATGGCAGCAATGAACCGTTGACCGAAAACCTATCTCCGTCCAATGCAGCAAATTGA
- a CDS encoding orange carotenoid protein N-terminal domain-containing protein — translation MTYTKTDSNPSLVQSFQSLDVDQQLALFWFVYKGMGDSITPAAPGASTVSPEIAESLFNQVKDMSHDEQLQVQRDLVARKNSLISREYGAMSDTTKLLFWYRLAQGMDNQTIVPVPPGYELTSEANSLLDEIKKLDFGQQITFFRDIVGPMGVDPNAVPHDSETGL, via the coding sequence GTGACATACACAAAAACGGATTCTAATCCATCGTTGGTTCAGTCATTTCAAAGTTTAGATGTTGATCAGCAGCTAGCACTCTTTTGGTTTGTCTACAAGGGGATGGGAGATTCTATTACTCCAGCGGCTCCCGGTGCAAGTACAGTTTCACCTGAAATTGCTGAGTCCTTGTTCAACCAAGTCAAGGACATGTCCCACGATGAGCAGCTACAGGTACAGCGCGATCTCGTAGCCCGTAAAAATAGCTTGATTTCCCGCGAATATGGCGCCATGAGCGATACAACCAAGCTGCTATTTTGGTATCGCTTGGCTCAAGGGATGGATAACCAAACGATCGTTCCCGTTCCTCCAGGCTATGAGTTAACGTCCGAAGCAAACTCGTTGTTAGATGAGATTAAGAAGCTCGACTTTGGTCAGCAGATCACGTTCTTCAGAGATATTGTGGGCCCAATGGGCGTTGACCCTAATGCCGTTCCTCACGATAGCGAAACTGGATTATAA
- a CDS encoding putative quinol monooxygenase, giving the protein MSLTIIAKLKAKAGAEEHLYQELRRVIPLTIAEAGCITFDLHRSLDDPSLFMIYENWTDRAVWEDHMQTEYIQAFQTNTKEAIDDWDIFLLKRDEE; this is encoded by the coding sequence ATGTCCCTGACCATTATTGCCAAACTGAAGGCAAAAGCTGGAGCAGAAGAACATCTTTATCAGGAATTGCGCCGTGTAATTCCTCTGACCATTGCAGAAGCAGGCTGTATTACCTTTGATCTTCACCGATCGCTCGATGATCCGTCATTGTTCATGATCTACGAGAACTGGACTGATCGCGCTGTTTGGGAAGACCATATGCAAACTGAGTACATCCAAGCGTTTCAAACCAACACAAAGGAGGCGATCGACGATTGGGATATCTTTCTATTAAAACGGGATGAGGAATGA
- a CDS encoding GMC oxidoreductase, translated as MIIDDQYYDLIIIGTGAGGGTLVHKLAPTGKKILVLERGETMPLEEQNRSNVDIFRKERYHAPEQWYDSAGEPFSPQTNYAVGGNTKIYGAALLRMRERDFETVTHQEGVSPEWCVKYADFEPYYTAAEQLYLVHGQSAIDPTEPPRSADYPYPAVAHDPCMQPVVDAIAEQGLHPVTMPLGLTRQQDDPTSDSEVCGLVPALKYDNVTLRTSARVVCLHTNPSGRVVKAVEAEIGGESYLFLGDIVVLACGAINSAALLLRSANDACPNGIANSSGLVGRNFMKHSLTAVVQLSTASNSGKFPRSVYIHDFYWGDENFSYPMGHIQNTGGLLQDVIFAESPPVLSVLAKVVPGFGLKQLATRSIGWWAQTEDLPNPNNRVRVENDKLYLEYTPNNVEAHDRLVYRWIEVLKAIESTQSIFQRSNIHPRGEAPLQVVANQCGTCRFGTDPATSVLDPYCRAHDLDNLYVVDGSFFPSNASVSPCLTIIANALRVGDHLIDRLK; from the coding sequence ATGATCATCGACGACCAATATTACGATCTCATCATTATTGGAACTGGGGCTGGGGGGGGCACGTTAGTCCATAAACTTGCACCAACGGGCAAGAAAATTCTGGTGCTGGAACGCGGCGAAACCATGCCTCTAGAGGAGCAAAACCGCAGTAACGTTGATATTTTCAGGAAAGAACGCTATCACGCCCCTGAACAGTGGTATGACAGTGCAGGCGAACCGTTTTCCCCCCAAACCAACTATGCCGTCGGTGGCAACACCAAAATCTATGGAGCGGCGCTGCTGCGAATGCGCGAACGCGATTTTGAAACCGTGACCCATCAAGAAGGTGTGTCGCCAGAGTGGTGTGTGAAGTACGCGGACTTTGAACCCTACTACACTGCCGCTGAGCAACTCTATCTGGTGCATGGACAGTCTGCCATAGACCCCACCGAGCCACCTCGTAGCGCCGATTATCCCTATCCAGCCGTTGCCCACGATCCGTGTATGCAACCTGTAGTAGACGCCATTGCTGAACAAGGACTGCATCCAGTCACTATGCCGCTGGGGCTAACTCGGCAGCAAGATGATCCAACGAGTGATTCCGAAGTATGTGGACTGGTGCCGGCTCTGAAGTATGACAATGTCACCTTACGAACCTCTGCTAGAGTCGTGTGCTTGCATACCAATCCGTCGGGACGGGTTGTGAAAGCGGTGGAAGCGGAGATTGGCGGCGAGTCTTATCTATTTCTGGGGGATATTGTGGTACTGGCCTGTGGGGCTATCAATTCGGCAGCGTTGTTGCTGCGATCGGCCAATGATGCTTGCCCGAATGGTATTGCTAATAGCTCTGGTTTGGTGGGGCGAAACTTCATGAAACACTCCCTCACTGCTGTGGTGCAACTGAGTACGGCCTCTAATTCTGGCAAGTTTCCCCGTAGCGTTTACATTCACGATTTCTACTGGGGGGACGAAAACTTTTCCTATCCGATGGGTCACATTCAGAACACAGGTGGACTTTTGCAAGATGTGATCTTTGCGGAATCTCCTCCGGTTTTATCGGTTTTGGCCAAAGTCGTGCCTGGGTTTGGTTTAAAGCAACTGGCCACTCGATCGATTGGCTGGTGGGCCCAAACCGAAGATTTACCCAACCCCAATAATCGTGTTCGCGTCGAGAACGATAAGCTCTATCTAGAGTACACGCCCAACAATGTAGAAGCGCACGATCGACTGGTATATCGCTGGATCGAGGTATTGAAGGCGATCGAATCTACTCAATCCATTTTTCAGCGCAGCAACATTCACCCACGCGGTGAGGCTCCCTTGCAAGTAGTGGCCAATCAGTGTGGCACCTGTCGCTTTGGGACTGATCCTGCCACATCCGTCTTAGATCCCTATTGCCGGGCCCATGATCTCGACAACCTTTACGTGGTAGACGGTAGTTTCTTCCCCTCTAATGCCAGTGTCAGTCCTTGCTTGACCATTATTGCGAATGCCTTACGGGTAGGCGATCATCTCATCGATCGACTTAAATAA
- a CDS encoding cytochrome c oxidase subunit 3, with translation MESSLETQTVSVASHAVEHEHDEAGNSKFGFIVFLLSESVVFLSFFGGYIILKTTTADWLPPGVTGLDTQEPLINTIVLVSSSFVIYVAERFLHKENLWGFRAFWLVTMAMGTFFLVGQAREWAGLPFGFTSGVFGGLFYLLTGFHGLHVATGILLQTIMLGRSFLPGNYDKGSFGVEATSLFWHFVDVIWIILFVLIYLWQ, from the coding sequence ATGGAAAGTTCTCTCGAAACCCAAACTGTCTCCGTCGCATCCCACGCCGTCGAGCATGAACACGATGAAGCGGGCAACAGCAAATTCGGCTTTATTGTGTTTCTGCTGTCGGAAAGTGTGGTGTTTCTCAGCTTCTTCGGTGGCTACATTATCCTCAAAACCACAACCGCAGATTGGTTGCCGCCGGGCGTAACAGGACTAGACACCCAAGAACCCCTGATTAATACGATCGTGCTGGTCTCTAGTAGCTTCGTGATTTACGTTGCCGAGCGGTTTTTGCACAAAGAAAACCTCTGGGGCTTTCGAGCCTTCTGGTTGGTCACCATGGCGATGGGGACGTTTTTCTTGGTGGGGCAAGCGCGAGAATGGGCCGGGTTGCCGTTTGGCTTCACCTCTGGAGTGTTTGGCGGCTTATTTTACTTGCTCACAGGTTTTCACGGGCTGCATGTGGCCACAGGAATTTTATTGCAAACTATCATGCTGGGGCGATCGTTTCTTCCAGGAAACTATGACAAGGGATCGTTTGGCGTAGAAGCCACATCGCTATTTTGGCACTTCGTCGATGTGATTTGGATCATTCTGTTCGTGTTGATTTATCTCTGGCAGTGA
- a CDS encoding ATP adenylyltransferase family protein: MLWWRLGFAPFNHIHSNMAIDPSLNQSSFIDKTLLLEPGTLQDKVIQQTKRAIESGALISIPTEYEFVQQDGIQFLVRMLINLARKEEAKQQTSTKNDKDFNPFLPYEANLFVTDVSKTHLCLLNKYNVVDQHILIVTRSFEEQTSLLTLQDFVALWACLAEYDGLVFYNGGEAAGASQRHKHLQLVPYLVAPDVPNIPIEVYLESRIAEVSDFNQIITIPELPFVHAVAAIDPAWLQSPGMAATVTLERYYELLKAVRIPIREITLNQEDLSGTRSMPTTNYLQAAPYNLLVTRRWMLLIPRSQPSFEGIPVNSLGFAGALLVHNPEQLATLKTLKPLSLLRHVAIS; this comes from the coding sequence TTGCTATGGTGGAGGTTAGGATTTGCTCCATTCAATCATATTCACAGCAACATGGCGATCGATCCGTCCTTGAACCAATCATCCTTCATTGACAAAACCCTGCTACTAGAACCAGGTACGCTGCAAGATAAGGTGATTCAGCAAACAAAGCGGGCGATCGAATCGGGTGCCTTGATCTCGATTCCCACCGAGTATGAGTTTGTACAGCAAGACGGCATTCAGTTCTTGGTGCGGATGTTAATTAATCTGGCACGCAAAGAGGAAGCCAAACAGCAAACGAGTACTAAAAATGATAAGGACTTTAACCCTTTTTTGCCGTATGAGGCGAATTTATTTGTAACCGATGTCTCTAAAACTCATCTTTGTTTGTTGAACAAATACAACGTCGTAGATCAGCATATTCTAATAGTGACGCGATCGTTTGAGGAACAAACCAGTCTGCTGACATTACAAGATTTTGTGGCGCTGTGGGCCTGTTTGGCTGAATATGACGGACTGGTGTTTTACAACGGTGGTGAAGCAGCCGGGGCCAGTCAACGCCATAAACATCTGCAACTGGTTCCTTATCTTGTGGCACCAGATGTGCCAAACATTCCAATTGAGGTTTACCTAGAATCGCGAATTGCCGAAGTATCAGATTTCAATCAGATCATCACGATCCCAGAACTGCCGTTTGTTCATGCGGTGGCTGCGATCGATCCTGCCTGGCTACAATCTCCAGGGATGGCAGCCACAGTTACGTTAGAACGCTATTATGAATTGCTGAAGGCAGTGCGCATTCCAATTCGTGAGATAACTTTGAATCAGGAAGATCTTTCTGGCACTCGATCGATGCCTACAACCAATTACCTTCAAGCCGCCCCCTACAACCTGTTAGTTACTCGGCGATGGATGCTGCTGATTCCGCGATCACAGCCCAGTTTTGAAGGCATTCCGGTCAATTCGCTGGGGTTTGCTGGAGCGCTACTAGTGCATAATCCTGAGCAACTAGCAACCTTGAAGACGCTGAAGCCTCTGTCGTTGCTGCGCCACGTCGCCATTTCATAA